A portion of the Bacillus thuringiensis genome contains these proteins:
- a CDS encoding MATE family efflux transporter → MEATEKLREKPVKSLFISYLIPAVLGMVLMSVNIVIDAVMISRGVGANGLAGVNVAIPAFSIFFSISLWIGMGGATLYSIALGENKRERARSIFTQSMTVAVVIVGVLAAICLWRIEDLAYLFGANEVILPYALDYLHVLLTFGMIYVLENILSTFIRNDGNPNLAMAGLVVTAVLNILFDYIFIFIFGWGVTGAASATILSAAIGFLVLLTHFFRKSSILKWTKFHFEWDTVKQIMVIGFPSFTAESTVAIVTIGFNIAFVQYAGEVGVASYAMVNSIHAMTLLLFFGVGAALQPIASFHYGANLSERLREGLKFAVKIAVVLGGVAIIVGLFFGKYIIGLFDVQSPELLELTLTGISLFFIQYVFLGYNIVYGEYFQSVRQTKKSVLIIMSRGLLFIIPLLWIMPKLFGINGIWLVMPVAEVMTAIIVFTMNRMKHPVPLNMAGEKEAI, encoded by the coding sequence ATGGAAGCAACAGAAAAATTAAGAGAAAAACCAGTTAAAAGTTTATTTATTTCTTATTTAATACCAGCCGTTCTAGGAATGGTATTAATGTCAGTGAATATTGTAATTGACGCGGTCATGATTAGTAGAGGAGTTGGGGCGAACGGTTTAGCAGGAGTAAACGTGGCTATTCCAGCGTTTTCGATTTTCTTCTCTATTTCATTATGGATCGGGATGGGCGGGGCAACGTTATATTCTATTGCATTAGGTGAAAATAAACGAGAAAGAGCAAGGTCTATTTTTACTCAATCCATGACGGTAGCAGTTGTTATCGTAGGTGTTTTAGCGGCTATTTGTTTATGGAGAATAGAAGATTTAGCGTACTTATTTGGTGCAAATGAAGTGATTTTACCATATGCGTTAGACTATTTACACGTATTACTAACATTTGGAATGATATACGTTTTAGAAAATATTTTAAGTACATTTATACGAAATGATGGAAATCCTAATTTAGCAATGGCTGGTCTTGTTGTAACAGCTGTATTAAATATACTGTTTGACTATATCTTTATTTTTATCTTTGGATGGGGCGTAACAGGTGCTGCTTCAGCGACTATTCTTTCGGCAGCGATTGGTTTCCTTGTATTATTAACTCATTTCTTTAGAAAAAGTAGTATTTTAAAGTGGACGAAATTCCATTTTGAATGGGATACTGTCAAACAAATTATGGTGATTGGTTTCCCAAGTTTTACAGCAGAAAGCACGGTTGCAATCGTAACGATTGGTTTTAATATCGCATTTGTCCAATATGCAGGAGAAGTAGGAGTAGCTTCCTATGCGATGGTGAATAGTATTCATGCAATGACATTACTATTATTCTTCGGTGTTGGAGCAGCATTGCAACCAATTGCTAGTTTTCATTACGGGGCAAATTTATCAGAGAGACTTCGTGAAGGATTGAAGTTTGCTGTGAAAATTGCAGTTGTCCTCGGAGGCGTTGCGATAATTGTCGGATTATTCTTCGGGAAATATATCATTGGTTTATTTGATGTTCAATCTCCAGAATTATTGGAGTTAACCTTAACAGGTATTAGTTTATTCTTTATCCAATACGTATTTTTAGGTTATAACATTGTGTATGGAGAGTACTTCCAATCAGTGCGACAAACAAAGAAATCAGTACTTATTATAATGAGCCGAGGATTACTATTTATCATTCCATTGTTATGGATTATGCCGAAATTATTTGGGATAAACGGAATTTGGCTCGTTATGCCAGTTGCTGAAGTAATGACAGCAATTATCGTATTTACGATGAATCGTATGAAACATCCTGTTCCATTAAATATGGCAGGAGAGAAAGAAGCGATATGA
- a CDS encoding DUF421 domain-containing protein: MLLFLCNVSFFFILFLLSLKLLGKSALAQLTPHDFGAIIFLSYLAFQAIPVSGALQAFLGMVVITCLHLLLTKLSLFNKLNRFILGHPIILIKHGDIIFENLQKSRYPIAELLSNLRVAGYPSVHEIEYAILEANGAISILPKRELVPLTPKDLNIDVKYAGLPIALIVDSQIQYDNLKLIHKDEKWLYKELKEKGITNIKNVAFASVQETDGSFAISLKE, from the coding sequence TTGCTTCTCTTTTTATGTAACGTGTCGTTCTTTTTCATCTTATTTTTACTATCGCTTAAGTTACTCGGTAAATCCGCGTTAGCACAACTAACTCCCCATGATTTTGGGGCTATAATCTTTTTATCTTATTTAGCTTTCCAGGCCATACCCGTCTCTGGTGCTTTACAAGCATTTCTCGGTATGGTTGTTATTACATGTTTACATTTACTCCTTACAAAATTAAGCCTATTCAACAAACTAAATCGTTTTATTCTCGGACACCCTATCATTTTAATTAAACATGGTGATATTATTTTTGAGAACTTACAAAAAAGTAGATATCCCATTGCCGAACTACTTTCTAATCTTCGCGTTGCAGGATATCCAAGTGTTCATGAAATTGAATACGCCATTTTAGAAGCGAACGGAGCTATTAGTATTTTACCAAAAAGAGAACTTGTACCATTAACTCCAAAAGATTTAAACATAGATGTTAAGTATGCTGGATTACCAATTGCACTTATCGTCGATTCACAAATTCAATATGATAACTTAAAGTTAATACATAAAGATGAAAAATGGTTATATAAAGAATTAAAAGAAAAAGGAATTACAAATATTAAAAACGTTGCCTTTGCTTCTGTTCAAGAAACGGATGGATCTTTTGCGATTAGTTTAAAGGAATAA
- a CDS encoding YdcF family protein, translating into MRKKRIIKCILVVIMICAVYVGFLQYHIYKHGHMNASDDAEYIIVLGSKVNGTKPSYSLQYRIDKAAEYLKSHEKTIAIVSGGQGKGEDISEALAMKQGLIKQNIAEDRIIMEDKSTSTDENITFSKPLIPADMKKGMIVTNDFHMFRAKKIAAKQGLQLEGLPAKTPKPIIIPSNVREYLAITQYWFMNRI; encoded by the coding sequence ATGAGAAAGAAGAGAATAATAAAGTGCATTTTAGTTGTTATAATGATTTGCGCCGTATATGTGGGGTTTTTACAATATCACATTTATAAGCATGGACATATGAATGCAAGTGACGATGCTGAGTACATAATTGTACTAGGATCGAAAGTAAATGGAACGAAACCATCTTATTCATTGCAATATCGTATTGATAAAGCAGCTGAATATTTAAAATCACATGAGAAAACAATCGCTATCGTATCTGGAGGACAAGGAAAAGGTGAAGACATTTCAGAAGCATTAGCAATGAAACAAGGACTAATAAAACAAAACATCGCAGAAGACCGTATTATAATGGAGGACAAATCTACGAGTACAGATGAGAATATTACATTCTCAAAACCGTTAATTCCAGCCGATATGAAAAAAGGTATGATCGTAACAAACGATTTTCATATGTTTAGAGCGAAAAAAATAGCTGCCAAACAAGGTTTACAATTAGAAGGTCTTCCGGCAAAAACACCGAAACCAATCATCATTCCATCGAATGTACGAGAATATTTAGCAATTACACAGTATTGGTTTATGAATCGAATATAG
- a CDS encoding DUF4870 domain-containing protein has product MKGNNILSSLCYFSIFFAPFLLPIIVYFVAEDEVKYHAKKAFWSHVFPYVILFGGLAVSGMYGLGFNQSDGAGIGMIITYAVFILVGIYYFIWNIVKGIKVLKTA; this is encoded by the coding sequence ATGAAAGGAAATAATATTTTATCTTCGTTATGTTACTTTAGTATCTTTTTTGCACCATTTTTACTACCAATTATCGTGTACTTTGTTGCAGAAGATGAAGTGAAATATCACGCGAAAAAAGCATTTTGGTCACATGTTTTCCCATACGTAATCTTATTTGGAGGACTAGCAGTATCAGGCATGTACGGTTTAGGTTTTAATCAATCTGACGGTGCTGGAATTGGAATGATTATCACATATGCAGTGTTCATTCTTGTAGGAATTTACTATTTCATTTGGAATATCGTAAAAGGTATTAAAGTGTTGAAAACGGCGTAA
- the nfsA gene encoding oxygen-insensitive NADPH nitroreductase, producing MNEIIHKMEQHVSVRKYKEEAIPKDVVEKMVHAAQHAASSHFVQAYSVIYVTDQDLKAKLAELSGNRHVKDCAAFFVCCADLKRLEMACEKHGTEIKHEGVEDFIVATVDASLFAQNLALAAESLGYGICYIGGIRNNPREVSELLHLPDKVYPVFGMTVGVPDEEHGVKPRLPVAAVLHENGYDEKKYDELLNEYDETMNSYYKERSSNKKSVTWTESMSSFMSKEKRMHMKEFLSEKGLNKK from the coding sequence ATGAATGAGATCATACATAAGATGGAGCAACACGTTTCAGTTCGTAAATATAAAGAAGAAGCAATTCCGAAAGATGTAGTAGAAAAGATGGTGCACGCTGCGCAACATGCGGCTTCATCACATTTTGTACAGGCGTATTCTGTTATATATGTAACAGATCAAGACCTAAAGGCTAAACTAGCAGAGCTATCCGGAAATCGCCATGTGAAAGACTGCGCAGCATTTTTTGTTTGTTGTGCAGATTTAAAACGACTTGAAATGGCATGTGAAAAACATGGTACAGAAATAAAGCATGAAGGAGTGGAAGACTTTATCGTTGCGACGGTAGATGCTTCACTTTTTGCGCAAAACTTAGCGTTAGCAGCAGAGTCATTAGGATACGGAATTTGCTATATTGGTGGAATTCGTAATAATCCGAGAGAAGTGAGCGAATTGCTTCATTTACCGGATAAAGTATACCCTGTATTCGGAATGACAGTCGGTGTACCAGATGAAGAACATGGAGTTAAACCACGTTTACCAGTAGCAGCAGTTCTTCATGAAAATGGATATGATGAAAAGAAATATGATGAATTATTAAATGAATATGATGAAACGATGAACTCGTATTACAAAGAAAGATCATCAAACAAGAAAAGCGTAACATGGACGGAATCAATGAGTTCGTTTATGTCTAAAGAAAAAAGAATGCATATGAAAGAGTTTTTAAGTGAAAAAGGATTAAATAAGAAGTGA
- a CDS encoding sigma-70 family RNA polymerase sigma factor — protein MIFNSEEDLIIAMKKHDQDALKEVIDQYGKLILYIFHKSLSTPIEKQYVDDCYNDVFTVIWFNIDQFDTEKGNLKSWMIGITKLKALEYKKKVYKENKIDKDVEIDTGVHDRYEIEQEEEIMEIVQDLNKKDRYIFLKRYIDGYSIDDIAKELKVTTDYIYNRISRGKKKLQKLWKGSV, from the coding sequence ATGATTTTCAATTCTGAAGAGGATTTAATTATAGCTATGAAAAAACATGATCAAGATGCTTTGAAAGAAGTGATTGATCAATATGGAAAATTAATTTTGTACATTTTTCATAAATCATTAAGTACCCCTATTGAAAAACAATATGTGGATGATTGTTATAACGATGTATTTACTGTCATTTGGTTTAATATCGATCAATTTGATACAGAAAAGGGAAACTTAAAATCTTGGATGATTGGTATTACTAAATTGAAGGCATTGGAATATAAAAAGAAAGTATATAAAGAGAATAAAATCGATAAAGACGTAGAAATAGATACAGGTGTACATGATAGGTACGAAATAGAACAAGAAGAAGAGATTATGGAAATAGTTCAAGATTTAAATAAGAAAGATCGATATATTTTTTTAAAGAGGTATATTGATGGATATTCCATTGACGATATTGCGAAAGAATTAAAAGTAACGACGGATTATATATACAATCGAATTTCTCGTGGGAAGAAAAAACTTCAAAAACTGTGGAAAGGGAGTGTGTAA
- a CDS encoding flagellar motor switch protein FliG, translating into MDKRLLSMLNELQYSEEEITRLEKEANESINIDKYYVKNGELLKKLTVQMLEESVRKELQEGEEIQCEILVEEGSLVNSKVIPNILTTGATFYYYIVLTNTRLQIIALDCYFKKLNEYSVLVNSIQAISQHKKMKNVYEIKINNNYIQLGSKEYNQELTVLIGKLKQCGVKEERYKDFEKSWMIFFNVFVIAIAGLLVLKYLM; encoded by the coding sequence ATGGATAAAAGATTATTATCGATGTTAAATGAGCTCCAATATTCAGAGGAAGAAATTACACGTTTAGAGAAAGAAGCAAATGAGTCTATCAATATAGATAAGTATTATGTGAAAAACGGGGAGTTATTGAAGAAATTAACGGTGCAAATGTTGGAAGAATCAGTTCGGAAAGAGTTGCAAGAAGGAGAGGAAATACAATGCGAAATATTAGTGGAAGAAGGAAGTCTTGTAAATTCTAAAGTTATACCTAATATATTAACCACAGGTGCTACATTTTATTATTACATTGTTTTAACTAATACAAGGTTACAAATTATAGCGTTAGATTGTTATTTTAAAAAGTTAAATGAATACAGTGTATTAGTAAACTCAATTCAAGCAATTTCGCAACATAAAAAAATGAAAAATGTATATGAAATTAAAATAAATAACAATTATATACAATTAGGAAGTAAGGAGTATAATCAAGAATTAACAGTTTTAATTGGAAAGCTAAAACAATGTGGAGTGAAAGAAGAGAGATATAAAGATTTCGAAAAAAGTTGGATGATTTTTTTCAATGTGTTTGTAATAGCGATAGCTGGGCTTCTAGTTTTAAAATATTTAATGTGA
- a CDS encoding MFS transporter, whose translation MKNKLLLLSGTGISRLGDFMYLIALNLMVLNSTNSPAAVAGLWIVGPIATVVTKIWSGSIVDRLNKRSIMLITDIIRAALIGCIPLFDSIWAIYMFIFLTRIATSFFDPASFTYKTMLIRAEERAQFNAWNSLCTNGAFIIGPALAGILLTTYSAAFVIYCNSLSFLLSTILIYFLPNITLQTKQNEEVANTFVQTLRSDWKQVFSFARTETYIILIFVLFQATMLVSMALDSQEVVFTRQVLFLTDIEYSMLVSITGAAYVSGSFLVSLFAKRLPIQHCIGLGMIFTAIGYVIFAFSNSFIVAAGGFILLGISSSFAGTGFITFYQNNIPIYMIGRIDSVFDSIKNFIQIFFVLAIGASAQFLSVQFTVISSSLLILFLSCLLAIRVMTPSREKYFKTTGSSLEY comes from the coding sequence ATGAAAAATAAATTATTATTATTGTCGGGAACAGGAATTTCTCGTTTAGGTGATTTTATGTATCTCATCGCTCTAAACTTAATGGTGTTAAATAGCACAAACTCACCTGCTGCTGTAGCAGGATTATGGATTGTTGGTCCAATCGCCACTGTTGTTACAAAAATATGGTCTGGTAGTATAGTAGATCGATTAAACAAACGGTCCATTATGCTCATCACAGATATAATTCGAGCAGCTCTCATTGGCTGTATTCCATTATTTGATTCTATTTGGGCCATTTATATGTTCATCTTTTTAACTCGCATCGCTACATCATTTTTCGATCCAGCTTCATTTACTTATAAAACAATGCTCATACGAGCTGAAGAGCGCGCTCAATTTAATGCATGGAATAGCCTATGTACAAACGGGGCTTTTATTATCGGTCCAGCTCTTGCTGGAATACTTCTCACCACGTACTCAGCAGCCTTTGTTATTTACTGCAACTCACTTTCATTTCTACTTTCTACCATTCTCATTTACTTCTTGCCAAACATTACATTACAAACAAAGCAAAACGAAGAAGTTGCAAATACTTTCGTACAAACATTACGAAGTGATTGGAAACAAGTTTTTTCGTTCGCTCGAACAGAAACGTACATTATTCTCATATTCGTTTTATTTCAAGCGACTATGCTTGTTTCTATGGCACTCGATTCACAAGAAGTTGTTTTTACGAGGCAAGTACTGTTTTTAACCGATATAGAATACAGTATGCTTGTTAGTATAACTGGCGCTGCTTACGTTTCCGGTTCATTTCTCGTCTCTCTCTTTGCCAAACGATTACCAATTCAACATTGTATCGGATTAGGTATGATTTTCACAGCAATAGGCTATGTAATTTTCGCCTTTTCAAATTCATTTATAGTCGCAGCAGGTGGTTTCATTTTACTTGGTATTTCTTCATCATTTGCTGGTACTGGCTTTATAACATTTTATCAAAATAACATCCCTATATATATGATAGGACGTATCGATAGCGTGTTTGATTCCATAAAAAATTTCATCCAAATCTTTTTCGTTTTAGCAATTGGGGCATCCGCACAATTTCTTTCCGTTCAATTTACTGTAATAAGTAGCTCGTTACTCATTCTTTTCCTTTCCTGTTTATTAGCAATCCGGGTAATGACTCCTTCACGAGAAAAATACTTTAAAACTACAGGATCATCATTAGAATATTAA
- a CDS encoding ArsR/SmtB family transcription factor: MFDDRLTISAEQQKLISNATRIQILHLLKDEALTAKQVATKLNKSAGSVHYHVQILYDGGLLELVETKEKRGIIEKYYKAKAAHFYIEESGTEGTNTGSHIVSHLFLTPEELQQLTWEITQVLLRWENKTARQSNSEKEYAISCRIKKQ; encoded by the coding sequence ATGTTTGACGATAGACTTACTATTTCAGCTGAGCAGCAGAAGCTCATTTCCAATGCAACTCGCATTCAAATTCTTCACCTTTTAAAAGATGAAGCACTTACTGCAAAACAAGTTGCTACTAAACTAAATAAATCTGCTGGAAGCGTACATTATCACGTTCAAATTTTATATGATGGAGGGCTGCTTGAATTAGTAGAAACGAAGGAAAAACGAGGGATTATTGAAAAATATTATAAAGCAAAAGCTGCTCATTTCTATATTGAAGAAAGCGGCACAGAAGGAACGAATACAGGTAGTCATATTGTATCTCATTTATTTTTAACTCCAGAGGAATTACAACAGCTTACTTGGGAGATTACACAAGTTTTATTACGCTGGGAAAACAAAACCGCTCGTCAATCAAACTCTGAAAAGGAATACGCTATTTCCTGCAGGATTAAAAAACAATGA
- a CDS encoding MFS transporter has translation MSVSYSTLLKTNKNFNKLFYGQTFSVLGDWFHTVALLTFVYSITESPFMIALTFISKGLPALLLSPFIGGVVDRFSKKNIMFFTDITRGILVLTYLLAGYKIEIIFIANICLSVLSCLFEPAKQATLKNIVHQNHFVTANSLSSTITGFMSIIGASLGGILAQSLHIEFAFLVNSLSYFISAYFIYTMSIPAHNTCNKKKAFFTDIKDGYTYILQTKIILTLILVGISWGIIGGAYQLLLTIYAERIFHTNIGILYTVQGTGLIIGSLLVNLYMSHNKEKMKKVFGWAYLLQEIFFLGFILSDQLIIGIITLFCMRIAGGIIVPLDTTLLQTYTHENMMGKVFSFHYSIYGSLIQLSMFFTGGLLEILSPQMIGSLLAICCIFVSFIWLFLFYRGEFNEESPST, from the coding sequence ATGTCAGTTTCTTATTCCACACTTCTTAAAACAAATAAAAACTTCAATAAACTATTTTATGGGCAAACATTCAGTGTACTTGGGGATTGGTTTCATACGGTAGCTTTATTAACATTTGTCTACAGCATAACGGAATCGCCGTTTATGATCGCACTTACTTTTATAAGTAAAGGGTTACCAGCGCTTCTTCTTAGTCCTTTCATTGGCGGAGTTGTAGATCGTTTTTCTAAAAAAAATATTATGTTTTTCACCGATATTACACGGGGAATTCTAGTCCTTACATACTTACTCGCAGGCTATAAAATTGAGATTATTTTCATTGCTAATATATGTTTATCTGTACTTTCTTGTTTATTTGAGCCGGCTAAACAAGCAACCTTAAAAAATATCGTACACCAAAACCATTTCGTAACTGCTAACTCTCTTTCTAGTACAATTACTGGTTTTATGTCTATTATAGGTGCTTCTTTGGGCGGGATACTTGCACAATCTTTACATATTGAGTTCGCTTTTTTAGTAAATAGCCTATCATACTTTATTTCAGCTTATTTTATTTATACTATGAGTATCCCTGCTCATAATACTTGTAACAAGAAAAAAGCATTTTTCACTGATATAAAAGATGGTTATACATACATATTACAAACAAAAATCATTTTAACATTAATTCTTGTCGGCATTTCATGGGGCATTATTGGCGGCGCTTATCAACTACTTCTAACGATCTATGCCGAGAGAATTTTCCACACTAACATTGGAATTTTATATACAGTTCAAGGCACTGGGCTTATAATTGGAAGCCTCCTCGTTAATCTTTATATGTCTCATAATAAAGAAAAAATGAAAAAAGTATTCGGTTGGGCCTACTTATTACAAGAAATTTTCTTTCTCGGATTCATTCTATCCGATCAACTTATTATCGGTATCATTACTTTATTCTGTATGCGCATAGCAGGAGGAATCATCGTTCCACTTGATACGACATTACTTCAAACTTACACACACGAAAATATGATGGGTAAAGTTTTTTCATTCCATTATTCCATTTACGGATCTCTTATTCAGTTATCGATGTTTTTTACAGGAGGGCTGTTAGAAATTCTTTCTCCTCAAATGATTGGCAGTTTATTAGCTATATGTTGTATTTTTGTAAGTTTTATATGGCTGTTCTTGTTTTATCGCGGGGAATTTAATGAAGAATCTCCTTCTACTTAA
- a CDS encoding VOC family protein, whose amino-acid sequence MIKGLYEAHLPVHSLKVSIPFYESLGLTLYKRGDNIAFFWITENKSWLGLWEGSEYKVHYHPSLRHIAFQVSLHDLENAIYWLNQKGISARKDFGMEPIEPIVFPELAHASVYFNDPDGNSLELIAQLPVGLPTEEKVYLSEWKKQVQASSLHKD is encoded by the coding sequence ATGATTAAAGGTCTTTACGAAGCCCATTTACCTGTCCATAGCTTAAAAGTATCTATTCCTTTTTACGAATCACTAGGCCTAACATTATATAAAAGAGGAGACAATATTGCTTTCTTTTGGATTACAGAAAATAAAAGTTGGCTCGGCCTTTGGGAAGGGTCAGAATACAAAGTTCATTATCACCCCTCTTTACGACATATCGCCTTTCAAGTTAGCTTACATGATTTAGAAAATGCGATATATTGGCTAAATCAAAAAGGAATTTCAGCACGAAAAGACTTTGGGATGGAGCCAATTGAACCGATTGTTTTTCCAGAATTGGCACACGCCTCCGTATACTTTAACGATCCTGATGGAAATAGTTTAGAGTTGATCGCACAATTACCTGTTGGACTTCCTACAGAGGAAAAAGTGTATTTAAGCGAATGGAAAAAACAAGTTCAAGCATCATCATTACATAAGGATTAA
- a CDS encoding YjcZ family sporulation protein, protein MSYGGSCAGFGGGFALLIVLFILLIIIGCSCWGGGGYGY, encoded by the coding sequence ATGAGTTATGGTGGAAGTTGCGCTGGTTTCGGCGGTGGATTTGCTTTGCTTATCGTACTATTCATCCTTCTAATCATCATCGGATGTAGCTGTTGGGGTGGCGGCGGATACGGATATTAA
- a CDS encoding aspartyl-phosphate phosphatase Spo0E family protein produces the protein MYYNFTSNIMGKGSFSIEMEMGQLQNKIENKKKELIQLVARHGLDHDKVLLFSRDLDILINKFMNVKDKVHK, from the coding sequence ATGTACTATAATTTTACAAGTAATATTATGGGAAAAGGGAGTTTTAGTATAGAGATGGAGATGGGACAATTACAAAATAAAATAGAAAACAAAAAGAAAGAGTTAATTCAACTTGTTGCGAGACACGGATTGGATCATGATAAAGTTTTGTTATTTAGCCGAGATTTAGATATACTAATTAATAAGTTTATGAATGTAAAAGACAAAGTGCATAAATAA
- the hfq gene encoding RNA chaperone Hfq, with protein MEHLQEELYKQIKEEKGTVTIFLKSGVRIVGEVVGVDKFTVLILVDGKQQLIYKQAVSTIMK; from the coding sequence TTGGAACATTTACAGGAAGAATTGTATAAACAAATAAAAGAAGAAAAAGGTACAGTTACAATTTTCTTAAAGAGTGGCGTTAGAATAGTAGGAGAAGTTGTTGGAGTAGATAAATTTACAGTTTTAATTTTAGTGGATGGAAAACAACAGCTTATTTATAAGCAGGCTGTATCAACAATAATGAAATAA
- a CDS encoding HD domain-containing protein, protein MEHNILQVIALAEKLKYEMRHSWLSNGRQESVAEHTWRMSLMAILVEPYLDQKVNIEKLLKMVIIHDLVEAEAGDIPAFDTMNSHELQLQKQKNELEAILNIKQTLTGSLGEELYDLWMEFEAKETYEAKVANALDKLEVKIQHNEADIDTWLPIEHKMTFQVAKHTNFDSFLSKLQKIIEQNGEKKLIAAGIDVEACKQ, encoded by the coding sequence ATGGAACACAACATTTTACAAGTCATTGCATTAGCAGAAAAATTAAAATATGAAATGCGACACAGCTGGCTTTCCAACGGACGTCAAGAAAGTGTTGCCGAGCATACATGGCGTATGTCTCTAATGGCCATTTTAGTTGAACCTTATTTGGATCAAAAAGTAAATATTGAGAAATTACTTAAGATGGTTATTATTCACGACCTAGTCGAAGCCGAAGCTGGTGATATCCCTGCTTTTGATACAATGAATAGTCACGAATTACAACTACAAAAACAAAAAAATGAACTAGAAGCTATTTTAAATATTAAACAAACATTAACAGGTTCTCTCGGTGAGGAATTATATGACTTATGGATGGAGTTTGAAGCGAAAGAAACGTACGAAGCAAAAGTTGCTAATGCACTCGATAAACTTGAGGTAAAAATCCAGCATAACGAAGCTGATATTGATACGTGGCTACCAATTGAACATAAAATGACATTCCAAGTAGCAAAGCATACAAACTTTGATTCTTTCCTATCTAAATTACAAAAAATCATTGAACAAAATGGAGAAAAGAAGTTAATCGCTGCCGGCATTGATGTTGAGGCATGCAAGCAATAA
- a CDS encoding MotA/TolQ/ExbB proton channel family protein: MGEKNQVLARPQRRKRKFDISSPVGIIVGFIIVIAAIMLGGGGIKAFKNFLDISSILIVIGGTTATIVVAYRFGEIKKYTKSIFTVLHRREEDLEQLTDLFVDFSKKSKKNGLLSLEVDGEQVDNPFIQKGIRLMLSGYDEDELKEVLLKDIETEVYELRKGAALLDKIGDFAPAWGMIGTLIGLIIMLQNLQDTSQIGTGMAVAMLTTLYGSVLANMIAIPLSEKVYRGIEDLYTEKKFVIEAISELYRGQIPSKLKLKLDTYVYETKVTKVKKVKGAA; this comes from the coding sequence ATGGGAGAAAAAAATCAAGTGTTAGCTAGACCACAAAGAAGAAAAAGGAAGTTTGATATTTCTAGCCCAGTGGGCATCATAGTAGGTTTCATCATAGTGATAGCGGCGATTATGCTTGGTGGCGGTGGAATAAAAGCTTTCAAAAACTTTTTAGATATTTCATCTATTTTAATTGTCATAGGGGGAACGACAGCGACAATTGTTGTGGCATATCGATTTGGAGAAATAAAAAAATATACGAAAAGTATTTTCACTGTTTTACATAGAAGAGAAGAAGATTTAGAACAGTTAACGGATTTGTTTGTTGATTTTTCGAAAAAGTCTAAAAAGAATGGCTTGCTTTCTTTAGAGGTTGATGGAGAGCAAGTAGACAATCCTTTTATTCAAAAAGGAATTCGATTAATGTTAAGCGGTTACGATGAAGATGAATTAAAAGAAGTGTTATTGAAAGATATTGAAACGGAAGTGTATGAGTTAAGAAAAGGAGCAGCATTATTAGATAAAATTGGTGATTTTGCTCCAGCTTGGGGAATGATTGGTACGTTAATCGGTCTTATCATTATGCTCCAAAACTTACAAGATACATCGCAAATTGGTACAGGGATGGCAGTTGCGATGTTAACGACATTATATGGGTCTGTACTTGCGAATATGATTGCAATCCCTCTTTCGGAAAAAGTATATCGTGGTATTGAAGATTTATATACAGAGAAGAAGTTTGTAATAGAAGCAATTTCAGAATTGTATCGTGGACAAATCCCTTCTAAATTAAAGTTGAAACTGGATACATACGTATACGAAACAAAGGTAACAAAGGTAAAAAAGGTAAAAGGAGCAGCCTAA